One stretch of Schlesneria sp. DSM 10557 DNA includes these proteins:
- a CDS encoding F0F1 ATP synthase subunit epsilon, translated as MSMRVKIVVPSGIFLEQRALKVVAEAKNGSFCLLPRHVDFVTALTSGILSLTPDLSAETDPQTTQDDASDLYIAIDEGILVKRGADVLVSTWNAVQGPLGELNKAIQAQFAALGEKEQQARLALEHLEASLVRQVLGREGGGYV; from the coding sequence ATGAGCATGCGCGTCAAAATTGTGGTCCCGTCCGGCATTTTTCTGGAGCAGCGCGCGCTCAAAGTCGTCGCGGAAGCAAAGAATGGATCCTTCTGTCTGCTCCCTCGCCATGTCGATTTTGTCACGGCACTGACGTCCGGAATTCTTTCTCTGACACCAGATCTTTCTGCAGAAACGGACCCACAAACAACTCAAGACGATGCCAGTGATCTCTACATCGCCATCGATGAAGGAATTCTTGTCAAACGGGGCGCCGACGTCCTCGTGTCGACGTGGAATGCAGTACAAGGTCCGTTAGGAGAGCTCAACAAAGCCATACAGGCTCAGTTTGCCGCCCTGGGAGAAAAGGAACAACAGGCACGACTGGCGCTCGAACACCTCGAGGCCAGCCTTGTCCGCCAGGTCCTGGGGCGGGAAGGAGGAGGCTATGTCTGA
- the atpD gene encoding F0F1 ATP synthase subunit beta, translating into MSETHRVHGTVISVRSSVVDVHFPAQLPELNSELRAGPDDSIIIEVVTHLTPQIVRGIALTPTAGLARGSTVVDTGHPLLVPVGQRLLGRAVNVFGKALDEKEELTDGIRRPLHNPPISLARQGTTTEIFVTGIKAIDLLSPLERGGKAGLFGGAGVGKTVLITELINNVVGRHDGVTIFCGIGERSREAEELYRDVDEAGVLKSTVLVFGQMNEPPGARFRVGHAALTMAEYFRDDHKQDVLLLMDNIFRFIQAGSEVSGLLGRLPSRMGYQPTLGTELAELEERICTTNEAAITSVQAVYVPADDFTDPAVTHTFGHLSSLIVLSRDRASQGFYPAIDPLRSESKMLTPPLVGERHYNVARRVRETLAGYEDLKDVIAMLGLEELSRDDQKLVHRARRLERFLTQPFFTTGQFTGREGKMVDLEDTLTGCERILNDEFSDYPERALYMIGTIDEARKS; encoded by the coding sequence ATGAGTGAAACTCATCGAGTGCACGGTACCGTCATTTCGGTACGAAGCAGCGTTGTGGATGTGCATTTTCCTGCTCAACTTCCCGAGCTCAATTCCGAATTGCGTGCAGGACCGGACGATTCCATCATCATCGAGGTCGTCACGCATTTGACGCCCCAGATCGTGCGTGGCATCGCCCTGACTCCGACAGCCGGATTGGCACGGGGTTCCACCGTTGTCGATACCGGCCACCCGCTGTTGGTTCCCGTGGGACAACGCTTACTCGGGCGCGCCGTGAACGTGTTCGGAAAGGCTCTCGACGAAAAGGAGGAACTGACCGATGGCATTCGACGGCCACTGCACAATCCTCCGATCTCGTTGGCTCGCCAGGGAACCACAACAGAGATTTTCGTCACAGGGATCAAGGCAATCGATCTGCTGTCACCGCTGGAGCGGGGTGGCAAGGCAGGGCTGTTCGGAGGAGCCGGTGTCGGTAAGACCGTGCTCATTACCGAATTGATCAACAATGTGGTCGGCCGTCATGATGGTGTCACCATCTTCTGCGGTATTGGCGAACGATCCCGCGAAGCAGAAGAGCTCTACCGCGACGTCGATGAAGCGGGTGTGCTCAAGAGTACCGTCCTGGTCTTCGGTCAGATGAACGAGCCTCCAGGTGCGAGATTCCGCGTCGGTCATGCCGCGTTGACGATGGCGGAATACTTCCGCGACGATCACAAGCAGGACGTCCTCCTGTTGATGGATAACATCTTCCGGTTTATTCAAGCCGGATCCGAGGTCTCCGGGCTCTTAGGGAGACTCCCCTCTCGCATGGGATATCAGCCGACGCTGGGGACTGAGCTGGCGGAACTGGAAGAACGGATCTGCACCACCAACGAGGCCGCGATTACCTCGGTTCAGGCGGTCTATGTTCCCGCAGATGACTTCACAGACCCGGCGGTCACACACACCTTCGGACACCTCTCATCGCTGATCGTCCTCTCTCGCGATCGGGCGAGTCAGGGCTTTTATCCCGCGATCGATCCTCTGCGCTCAGAATCCAAAATGTTGACGCCTCCCCTCGTGGGAGAACGTCACTACAACGTCGCCCGACGCGTTCGAGAGACACTGGCTGGCTACGAAGATCTCAAAGACGTGATCGCCATGCTGGGACTGGAAGAGCTTTCCCGCGACGATCAGAAACTCGTCCACCGTGCGCGACGGCTCGAACGATTCCTCACTCAGCCCTTTTTCACAACGGGCCAGTTCACAGGCCGCGAAGGAAAAATGGTCGATCTGGAAGATACGCTGACCGGTTGTGAGCGGATTCTGAATGACGAGTTCTCTGATTACCCCGAACGGGCGTTGTACATGATCGGTACTATTGACGAGGCGCGCAAATCATGA
- a CDS encoding universal stress protein: MRILLAVDGSRCSDAAIDETSRMPWPSETIVKVVIVDAPLGRGRMPGSSTAYDELVQQQRQEVTGVLQAATARLRKAAPHLTVQSKLLEGNPKDGIVREAEDWQADLIVVGSHGYGPIRRFFMGSVSMFVAHNAPCSVYISRSKDAPTPED; encoded by the coding sequence ATGAGAATTCTACTGGCAGTTGATGGCTCTCGGTGCAGTGATGCTGCGATCGATGAGACAAGTCGCATGCCGTGGCCATCAGAAACGATTGTCAAAGTGGTGATCGTCGATGCGCCTCTCGGGCGGGGCCGTATGCCAGGCAGTTCCACCGCCTACGATGAATTGGTTCAGCAACAGCGGCAGGAAGTCACTGGGGTTTTGCAGGCAGCCACAGCGCGACTGAGAAAAGCTGCGCCGCACCTGACAGTTCAGTCGAAATTGCTGGAGGGAAATCCCAAGGATGGGATTGTCCGTGAAGCCGAAGACTGGCAGGCCGATCTGATCGTTGTCGGCTCGCACGGGTATGGCCCCATCCGCCGATTCTTCATGGGGTCCGTATCCATGTTTGTCGCGCATAATGCTCCCTGTTCTGTTTATATATCCAGAAGCAAAGACGCGCCGACCCCAGAGGACTGA
- the nhaA gene encoding Na+/H+ antiporter NhaA, with product MTPAAVRQLDPPVDPLHDHILGPPDAEMTLVQYGSYADYRCRAVHVVVEALRNRFGDRMRYVFRHLPVEGKPDAQRAAEVAERVFDTTGNFWDLHESFMERGPTLNNAGIEEAAREYGVTDDALAGTPRAEAARLAVQEDVDSAHRSGVIETPAFFINGRRYTDTWDESSLADAMLAPLGHRIQAAAFNFVHWGPSSGLLLGLATLLAIVLSNSPLSSAFEALWQKQLGFIWGSMKFSHSLLHWVNHGLLTVFFFVVGLEIKREFTVGHLATFRSGALPVIAAIGGIALPAIIYASIVPADLRQGWGIPIGTDTAFAVALIVLLGSRVPIALRVFLTAAVIIDDVVAILIIAFFYTESINTLYLIAGGAVTAVVVALNRIGVYRSLPYAVCAVALWFVLHEAGLHATLAAVIMAILIPARPPANLKALLTQASAVINREESHAGEAMRNGPSEGTLRTLDAIYNRMESPNDRLLRSVEPWSSYVALPIFALANAGVTWTPGVLEGRGRLIAAIALGLIIGKPVGIITASWLAVRSGIADKPDAYTWRQLCGAGALGGIGFTMSLFIAGIAFPDQATYAAAKIAIFVASLIAGAIGFLILWPKSATAE from the coding sequence ATGACGCCTGCCGCAGTACGACAGCTTGATCCTCCTGTCGATCCTCTTCACGATCACATCCTGGGACCTCCAGACGCGGAAATGACCCTCGTGCAGTACGGCAGTTATGCGGACTACCGCTGTCGTGCCGTTCACGTGGTGGTCGAAGCACTCCGCAATCGATTTGGTGATCGCATGCGGTATGTTTTCAGGCATCTGCCCGTTGAGGGAAAGCCGGATGCACAGCGTGCCGCAGAGGTCGCCGAACGCGTCTTTGACACTACGGGGAATTTCTGGGACCTGCATGAGTCGTTCATGGAGCGAGGTCCGACGTTAAATAACGCGGGCATTGAAGAGGCTGCGCGGGAGTACGGCGTCACCGACGATGCTCTGGCGGGTACTCCACGAGCCGAAGCGGCCAGACTCGCAGTGCAGGAAGACGTTGACAGCGCTCATCGCAGTGGTGTCATTGAGACGCCTGCGTTCTTTATCAACGGACGTCGATACACAGACACGTGGGATGAGAGCTCACTTGCCGACGCGATGCTTGCGCCACTTGGGCATCGGATCCAGGCTGCGGCCTTCAACTTTGTTCATTGGGGACCCTCATCAGGCCTGTTGCTCGGGTTGGCCACGCTGCTGGCGATCGTGCTGAGCAACTCTCCCCTCAGCTCTGCGTTTGAAGCCCTCTGGCAGAAGCAGTTGGGCTTCATCTGGGGCAGCATGAAGTTTTCTCATTCGCTGCTGCACTGGGTCAACCACGGGTTGCTGACCGTGTTCTTCTTTGTTGTCGGTCTGGAAATCAAACGCGAATTTACGGTCGGTCATCTGGCGACATTTCGTTCGGGGGCGTTACCGGTGATCGCTGCGATTGGCGGGATTGCGCTTCCGGCAATCATTTACGCTTCGATCGTGCCGGCAGACTTGCGACAGGGGTGGGGAATTCCGATTGGAACCGACACTGCCTTTGCCGTGGCTCTGATCGTACTGCTCGGTTCCCGCGTTCCGATTGCGCTGCGAGTATTTCTGACGGCTGCCGTAATCATCGATGACGTCGTTGCGATTCTGATTATCGCGTTCTTCTATACAGAGTCGATCAACACCCTCTATCTGATCGCGGGGGGGGCTGTGACTGCCGTTGTTGTGGCACTCAATCGGATCGGTGTGTATCGCTCACTCCCCTACGCCGTGTGCGCCGTGGCCCTGTGGTTTGTCCTTCACGAAGCGGGGCTGCATGCGACATTGGCAGCAGTGATTATGGCCATCCTGATTCCCGCGCGACCTCCCGCGAATCTCAAGGCGCTGCTCACTCAGGCTTCGGCAGTGATCAACCGCGAGGAGAGTCACGCCGGGGAGGCAATGCGAAATGGTCCCTCTGAAGGAACGCTTCGCACGCTGGACGCCATTTATAATCGCATGGAGTCACCAAACGACCGGCTGCTTCGTTCGGTTGAACCCTGGTCGAGTTACGTGGCCTTGCCGATTTTCGCATTAGCAAATGCGGGAGTCACCTGGACACCCGGCGTCCTTGAAGGGCGGGGTCGATTGATTGCAGCGATCGCACTGGGGCTGATTATTGGTAAACCGGTCGGAATTATTACCGCGTCGTGGCTGGCCGTTCGTAGCGGTATCGCGGACAAGCCGGATGCCTACACATGGAGACAACTGTGTGGTGCGGGGGCACTGGGGGGTATTGGTTTCACGATGTCCTTGTTCATCGCCGGAATTGCCTTCCCGGATCAGGCGACGTACGCGGCTGCCAAGATCGCGATCTTTGTCGCTTCGTTGATCGCCGGCGCCATTGGATTTCTGATACTGTGGCCCAAGTCCGCTACTGCGGAATGA
- a CDS encoding sigma-70 family RNA polymerase sigma factor, with product MQRYRNPALKQLRDQQIKYAPRDVQLTQISRAERLMDELNPAGTYRYPEICEKITTYRGEMYPDLVVSGAEAVHDLRCFVEDLSENADISADSAGEEVWTVEDVSKRFNVSSKTVSRWRDRGLVSRRFRFGGRKRVGFLRSSVERFVTKHAEDVDRGSQFSQLSVEEREKLIQRARRLAKAGGCPTEISHRLARKFRRSPETVRYTLKNYDKDHPEAAVFPNALNTITEEHKLEIYRSFRKGVPVDEIAQKFGRTRASIYRMVAEVRAEQLLEKPIDFMSSPMFEEADAAAKILQPAPVAEKKSAPVKTPPGLPPYLNSLYAVPLLTKDEEVYYFRKMNFLLYQASKLQGQIDLTQPKTKDMDAIERLIGQANEVKNFLIRSNLRLVVSIAKKHMKPNSNFFEMVSDGNISLIRAIEKFDYTRGFKFSTYASWAIMKNFARSIPAEYTQLERFRTGNEEVFHQASDPRSERLNEEVVNKRQHEALMQILSQLDPRERDIIVSRYGLKEGKPAQTLEQVGQKLGVTKERIRQLESRALQKLRKIAEDEHLDVPGI from the coding sequence ATGCAACGCTATCGTAACCCTGCTCTGAAACAACTTCGCGACCAGCAGATCAAGTATGCTCCTCGCGATGTTCAACTGACGCAGATTTCCCGCGCTGAACGCCTGATGGACGAACTGAATCCAGCAGGAACCTATCGATATCCCGAGATTTGCGAAAAGATCACCACGTATCGTGGAGAAATGTATCCGGATCTCGTCGTCAGCGGTGCTGAAGCTGTCCATGACCTTCGCTGTTTCGTGGAAGATCTGTCTGAAAACGCCGATATTTCCGCGGATAGCGCCGGGGAAGAAGTCTGGACCGTTGAAGACGTCAGCAAACGATTTAACGTTTCGTCCAAGACCGTTTCCCGTTGGCGAGATCGAGGTCTCGTCAGTCGGCGATTTCGCTTCGGTGGGCGAAAACGCGTCGGTTTTTTGCGTTCCTCAGTCGAACGCTTCGTCACCAAACATGCCGAAGATGTCGATCGTGGCTCTCAGTTCAGTCAACTGAGCGTGGAGGAACGAGAAAAGCTGATTCAACGTGCTCGCCGGCTCGCCAAGGCCGGGGGCTGCCCCACCGAAATCAGTCATCGGCTGGCCCGCAAGTTCCGCCGATCGCCGGAAACGGTGCGGTACACCCTTAAGAACTATGACAAGGATCATCCCGAAGCAGCGGTGTTCCCCAATGCTCTGAATACCATTACTGAAGAGCACAAGCTGGAGATCTATCGCAGCTTCCGCAAGGGTGTTCCTGTCGACGAGATTGCCCAGAAGTTCGGGCGGACTCGAGCCAGCATCTATCGGATGGTCGCAGAAGTGCGAGCCGAACAACTGCTCGAAAAACCGATCGACTTCATGAGTTCGCCGATGTTCGAAGAAGCGGACGCTGCAGCCAAAATCCTTCAGCCAGCTCCTGTGGCTGAAAAGAAATCGGCTCCAGTGAAAACCCCGCCTGGGCTGCCACCCTACTTGAACAGCCTTTACGCGGTGCCACTTCTGACGAAGGACGAGGAAGTTTACTACTTCCGTAAGATGAACTTCCTGCTGTATCAAGCTTCAAAGCTCCAGGGACAGATCGATCTCACTCAGCCGAAAACCAAAGATATGGACGCCATCGAGCGTCTGATCGGGCAAGCCAATGAGGTCAAGAATTTCTTGATTCGCAGTAACTTGCGTCTGGTGGTGTCGATCGCCAAGAAGCACATGAAGCCGAACTCGAATTTCTTCGAGATGGTCAGCGATGGTAACATTTCGTTGATTCGTGCCATCGAAAAGTTCGACTACACGCGTGGGTTCAAATTTTCGACCTACGCAAGTTGGGCCATCATGAAGAACTTCGCTCGGTCGATTCCTGCCGAGTACACCCAATTGGAACGTTTCCGAACGGGGAATGAGGAAGTTTTCCACCAGGCATCCGATCCTCGCAGCGAACGTTTGAACGAAGAAGTCGTCAACAAACGCCAGCACGAAGCTCTGATGCAGATTCTTTCACAGCTTGATCCTCGAGAACGGGACATCATCGTTTCGCGGTATGGCCTGAAAGAAGGAAAGCCCGCTCAAACACTCGAACAGGTCGGACAGAAGCTGGGCGTCACAAAAGAGAGAATTCGTCAACTGGAATCTCGGGCACTCCAGAAGCTTCGCAAGATCGCCGAAGACGAACATCTCGACGTTCCGGGTATCTAG